A part of Schistosoma mansoni strain Puerto Rico chromosome W, complete genome genomic DNA contains:
- a CDS encoding ribonuclease pH related, with protein MAEIFYNGRRVDGRRPNEIRRVDCQFGSGYSDGIVFLHQGNTKVIASVVGPHAPRVKGDGTPDGATITCQFTKPPFASTSGERRKLSSKDRSANDFATAIEEIFSCVIRTEKYPMSQIDIFLEVIQSDGSEFACAVNATTLALTDAGIEMDCLVSAATVGLWGSHVFADLCRFEENPRISQLTVVCLPNVHLLSGVNTEEQIGQWKSQPQILHTRLSSWLPVERLQPLITEAVKVAQTLQKEFSYWLRGRVRSGFITR; from the exons ATGGCTGAAATATTTTATAACGGTAGGAGAGTTGATGGTCGCAGACCAAATGAAATTCGACGAGTAGATTGTCAGTTTGGCTCGGGTTATTCTGACGGAATAGTATTTCTGCATCAAG GGAATACCAAGGTGATTGCATCCGTGGTTGGGCCCCATGCTCCTAGAGTAAAAGGTGATGGTACTCCAGATGGTGCAACGATAACGTGTCAATTTACTAAGCCTCCTTTTGCATCGACTTCAGGGGAGCGTCGCAAACTGTCATCAAAAGATAGATCAGCGAATGATTTTGCTACTGCCATTGAG GAGATATTTTCATGTGTCATCAGGACAGAAAAGTACCCAATGTCTCAAATAGATATTTTTCTTGAAGTTATTCAGTCAGATGGCTCTGAGTTTGCTTGTGCTGTAAATGCAACCACACTTGCCTTAACTGATGCTGGGATTGAAATGGATTGCCTCGTCAGTGCAGCTACAGTTG GTCTTTGGGGTTCACATGTGTTCGCTGACCTTTGTCGCTTTGAGGAGAATCCACGTATATCACAGTTAACCGTTGTTTGTCTTCCCAATGTTCACCTGCTTTCCGGAGTGAATACAGAGGAGCAAATAGGTCAGTGGAAAAGCCAACCTCAAATCCTTCATACACGTCTCTCTTCTTGGTTACCTGTTGAGAGACTACAACCACTCATAACAGAAGCTGTGAAGGTAGCTCAAACACTTCAAAAGGAATTTTCTTATTGGTTACGGGGCCGTGTACGTAGTGGTTTTATCACCAGATGA